From Triticum aestivum cultivar Chinese Spring chromosome 4A, IWGSC CS RefSeq v2.1, whole genome shotgun sequence, a single genomic window includes:
- the LOC123087377 gene encoding 2-methyl-6-phytyl-1,4-hydroquinone methyltransferase 2, chloroplastic has product MGSTKPLRLIQHKKEALWFYSFISFGYDHVFNPGQYTEDMRDISLEHARLHSRALKVVDVGGGTGFTTLGVVRYVDPENVTLLDQSPHQLDKARKKKALRGIKIMEGDAEDLPFPTDTFDRYVSAGSIEYWPDPQRGIREAYRVLSADGVACMIGPVRPTFWLSRFFADMWMLFPTEEEYIKWFEGAGFKDVELTRIGPKWYRGARRHGLVIGCCVTGIKKQSGDSPLQLGPKAEDVSKPHVNPIFVFFRFLIGTICATYFFLVPIYMWIKDKIVPQGRPI; this is encoded by the exons ATGGGTTCCACCAAGCCACTCCGGCTGATCCAGCACAAGAAGGAGGCCCTCTGGTTCTACAGCTTCATCTCCTTCGGCTACGACCATGTGTTCAACCCAGGCCAGTACACCGAGGACATGCGCGACATCTCCCTGGAGCATGCCCGCCTCCATAGCCGCGCCCTCAAGGTGGTCGACGTCGGTGGTGGCACTGGCTTCACCACGCTCGGCGTCGTCCGGTATGTCGACCCCGAGAACGTGACGCTGCTCGACCAGTCGCCGCACCAACTCGACAAGGCCAGAAAGAAGAAGGCCCTCAGGGGCATCAAGATCATGGAGGGTGACGCCGAGGACCTCCCCTTCCCCACCGACACCTTTGACCGATACGTCTCCGCTGGCAG CATTGAGTATTGGCCTGATCCGCAGCGGGGGATCAGGGAGGCCTACAGGGTCCTCAGCGCCGACGGTGTGGCTTGTATGATAGGCCCCGTGCGCCCGACGTTCTGGCTATCTCGCTTCTTCGCCGACATGTGGATGCTCTTCCCCACGGAGGAAGAGTACATCAAGTGGTTCGAGGGGGCCGGCTTCAAGGATGTCGAGCTCACCAGAATCGGGCCAAAGTGGTACCGCGGTGCCCGTAGGCATGGCCTGGTCATAGGGTGCTGTGTCACAGGCATCAAGAAACAAAGTGGGGACTCCCCCTTACAG CTTGGTCCAAAGGCTGAGGATGTTAGCAAGCCACATGTGAACCCCATCTTCGTCTTCTTTCGGTTCCTCATTGGGACAATATGCGCCACATACTTCTTCCTAGTGCCTATTTACATGTGGATCAAGGACAAGATtgtgccccaaggcagacctatctAA